A genomic segment from Amphiura filiformis chromosome 10, Afil_fr2py, whole genome shotgun sequence encodes:
- the LOC140162543 gene encoding uncharacterized protein — MPLFGKIVVIRRNGADGAHFPMTATQCLFGRTNDCDIRIQLPNVSKEHCRINVKPNNDVFLTNLSQVNPTLLNEKPVADVIQVRHMDTFTIIDRSFRWEFPPGSAHRSQVQIPEVTSTTPTKTNKGGKTPQKDARGDAPKSPKKTPAKGAKVETTKSAKKATPNKAPSPKAAAASPKAPTPAKKATPAKKATPAKKAATPTKKATPAKKAATPAKVPTPAKKAATPAKKATTPAKKAATPKKATSPKVATPSPKAATPAAKKSPATKKSPAAKKSPAAKKSPAAKKSPAQKKTPVKRAASSPAAPEVSPKKAVTPKEKTPKRLSGSVVKRLSSATKRTPFGSPRVPSNTPLKKSISKLKRRSAPVREEEENVAPTTPTTAKSPAKKAASPKGKSPAKKAASPKAKSPAKKAASPKAKSPAKKAASPKAKSPAKAVSPARPKSPKGKSPASKAKSPAGKKVTPSAGQKRKSVENIAPSAKRKRVSFGPNLSPEHFDKRLPPLTPIRLGTTPKGKRRSFSGFTSESGTPTKGLIKQRRSLAHSSIAEEPSPKKAATPKKSPAKSPKKSPAAKKSPAKSPAKSPKKSPAKSPKAATPKAKTPAKSPAKAAAKSPAKSPAKSPAKSPAKAPAKSPAKSPAKSPAKSPAKSPAKSPKAATPKAKTPSPKAKTPAKSPAKAAAKSPAKSPAKTTAKSPAKSPAKSPKAATPKAKTPAKSPAKSPAKSPAKKTPAKSPAKKTPAKSPAKSPARSKRTPKPSAAIADVSFTGLPDMFKTPTPKKSRVSGGKVSKRTPKSAKKGKKLATPMKVAIFAAAMARKERIGSPKKIPTPLKKEIRKGAALKSPKSADLTPPATPDRADAQATPELKSPARKTPAKVTPKKATPAKTPTPKKVTPKKATPAKAATPKKATPAKAATPKKATPAKAATPKKATPAKAATPKKATPAKAATPKKATPVKAATPKKATPAKAATPKKATPAKAATPKKATPAKAATPKKATPAKAATPKKATPVKAATPKKATPAKAATPKKATPAKAATPKKATPAKAATPKKATPKKATPAKAAKTPKRVTVKTPDVTPKAATPAKKTPARKTPARKTPARKTPAKKTPARKTPAKPRWADIVKRGPQMAEVVPTVAPKGGARLTVKPGKPKGVCKLTRKDTKGCSSRSEEYWSCRLPSNYPHWPPTTPQDTSQDQEGT, encoded by the exons ATGCCTCTGTTCGGAAAAATAGTTGTGATAAGACGGAATGGAGCAGATGGGGCACACTTTCCCATGACAGCAACCCAGTGTCTGTTTGGAAg AACCAATGATTGTGACATCCGAATTCAGCTGCCAAACGTATCCAAGGAGCACTGTAGGATAAACGTCAAGCCAAATAATGAT GTGTTCCTCACAAACCTCAGTCAGGTAAATCCCACCCTGTTGAATGAAAAGCCTGTTGCTGACGTAATCCAAGTACGACATATGGATACCTTCACAATAATAGACAGATCGTTCAG GTGGGAGTTTCCTCCAGGCTCTGCTCACCGTTCACAGGTGCAGATTCCAGAGGTCACATCAACAACACCTACAAAGACTAATAAAGGTGGGAAAACGCCACAGAAAGATGCGCGAGGGGATGCGCCTAAATCTCCTAAAAAGACACCTGCAAAAGGTGCCAAAGTCGAAACTACCAAATCGGCTAAGAAGGCCACACCCAACAAAGCACCCTCGCCAAAAGCAGCAGCTGCTTCACCCAAAGCACCTACACCTGCCAAGAAAGCCACACCTGCAAAGAAAGCCACACCTGCAAAGAAGGCAGCCACCCCTACCAAGAAAGCTACGCCTGCAAAGAAGGCAGCCACACCTGCAAAGGTTCCCACACCTGCGAAGAAGGCAGCCACGCCTGCAAAGAAGGCAACCACACCCGCAAAGAAGGCAGCAACACCCAAGAAGGCTACTTCACCAAAGGTTGCAACACCATCACCTAAAG CTGCAACCCCAGCTGCCAAGAAATCTCCTGCAACTAAGAAGTCTCCTGCAGCTAAGAAGTCTCCTGCTGCCAAGAAGTCTCCTGCTGCCAAGAAATCCCCAGCTCAGAAGAAGACCCCAGTCAAGAGGGCAGCAAGCAGTCCGGCCGCACCAGAGGTGAGCCCCAAGAAGGCGGTGACACCCAAGGAAAAGACTCCAAAGAGGCTGAGTGGATCAGTGGTGAAGAGGTTGAGCAGTGCGACAAAG AGAACACCATTTGGCAGCCCTCGTGTGCCTTCCAATACCCCTCTAAAGAAGTCGATTAGCAAGCTCAAGCGTCGCTCGGCACCAGTAAGAGAGGAAGAAGAAAATGTTGCGCCAACCACACCAACAACAGCAAAGTCCCCAGCCAAGAAGGCTGCCTCACCGAAGGGAAAATCTCCAGCTAAGAAGGCTGCTTCCCCGAAGGCAAAGTCCCCAGCCAAAAAAGCTGCTTCTCCAAAGGCAAAGTCCCCAGCCAAGAAAGCTGCTTCTCCAAAGGCCAAATCACCAGCAAAGGCGGTCTCACCAGCCAGACCAAAGTCCCCCAAGGGAAAATCTCCAGCTTCAAAGGCCAAATCACCTGCCG GTAAGAAGGTCACTCCAAGTGCGGGACAAAAGCGCAAGTCGGTGGAGAACATTGCACCAAGTGCCAAGAGAAAGCGAGTGTCGTTTGGACCAAACCTCAGCCCAGAGCATTTTGACAAACGTCTACCTCCACTCACTCCGATCAGACTTGGAACTACGCCAAAAGGCAAGCGTAGGTCTTTCAGTGGATTTACAAGTGAATCGGGTACTCCGACCAAAGGGTTGATTAAGCAGCGTCGTTCTTTGGCTCATTCTTCCATTGCAGAGGAGCCATCTCCCAAGAAGGCAGCAACACCAAAGAAGTCACCTGCAAAGTCTCCCAAGAAATCTCCAGCAGCAAAGAAATCACCTGCAAAGTCACCGGCCAAGTCGCCAAAGAAGTCTCCAGCTAAGAGCCCCAAGGCAGCTACTCCAAAAGCAAAGACCCCAGCTAAGAGCCCAGCAAAGGCAGCAGCCAAGAGTCCTGCAAAGTCTCCAGCCAAGAGTCCTGCAAAGTCTCCAGCCAAGGCTCCTGCAAAGTCTCCAGCCAAGAGTCCTGCAAAATCTCCAGCAAAGAGTCCTGCAAAATCTCCAGCAAAGAGCCCTAAGGCAGCCACTCCCAAAGCCAAGACACCCAGCCCAAAGGCTAAAACTCCAGCCAAGAGTCCGGCAAAGGCAGCAGCCAAGAGTCCTGCAAAATCTCCAGCCAAGACAACTGCAAAGTCTCCAGCCAAGAGTCCAGCAAAGAGCCCCAAGGCAGCCACTCCCAAAGCCAAGACACCGGCCAAGAGTCCTGCAAAGTCACCAGCCAAGTCTCCAGCTAAAAAAACACCAGCTAAGTCTCCAGCTAAAAAGACACCAGCTAAGTCTCCAGCTAAGAGTCCAGCGAGATCCAAGAGGACTCCAAAGCCTTCGGCTGCAATCGCTGATGTGAGCTTCACAGGTTTGCCAGACATGTTCAAGACTCCCACGCCCAAGAAATCACGAGTGAGCGGTGGAAAGGTCTCCAAGAGGACCCCCAAGTCTGCCAAGAAAGGAAAGAAGCTGGCAACGCCGATGAAGGTTGCCATATTTGCAGCAGCGATGGCAAGGAAAGAGCGCATTGGCTCCCCTAAGAAGATTCCTACTCCACTGAAGAAGGAGATtcgcaag GGTGCAGCACTCAAGTCGCCAAAGTCAGCAGATCTTACTCCACCTGCAACACCAGATAGGGCAGATGCCCAGGCCACCCCTGAATTGAAGTCTCCAGCAAGGAAGACACCAGCAAAGGTCACTCCCAAGAAGGCAACACCCGCCAAGACTCCTACCCCGAAGAAAGTGACACCCAAGAAGGCGACTCCTGCTAAAGCTGCCACACCCAAGAAGGCAACTCCTGCTAAAGCTGCCACACCCAAGAAGGCAACTCCAGCCAAAGCTGCCACACCCAAGAAGGCAACTCCTGCTAAAGCTGCCACACCAAAGAAGGCAACTCCTGCTAAAGCTGCCACGCCCAAGAAGGCAACTCCTGTCAAAGCTGCCACACCCAAGAAGGCAACTCCAGCCAAAGCTGCCACACCCAAGAAGGCAACACCTGCTAAAGCTGCCACACCCAAGAAGGCAACTCCTGCTAAAGCTGCCACACCAAAGAAGGCAACTCCTGCTAAAGCTGCCACGCCCAAGAAGGCAACTCCTGTCAAAGCTGCCACGCCCAAGAAGGCAACTCCAGCCAAAGCTGCCACGCCCAAGAAGGCAACTCCTGCCAAAGCTGCCACGCCCAAGAAGGCAACTCCTGCTAAAGCTGCAACACCTAAAAAGGCCACACCCAAGAAGGCCACTCCAGCCAAAGCAGCAAAGACCCCTAAGAGGGTAACAGTGAAGACCCCAGATGTCACACCCAAAGCGGCAACCCCTGCGAAGAAGACGCCTGCTCGTAAGACACCAGCAAGGAAGACCCCAGCTCGTAAGACTCCAGCAAAGAAGACACCAGCTCGCAAGACTCCTGCGAAGCCAAGATGGGCTGATATTGTGAAGAGAGGACCGCAGATGGCAGAAGTTGTCCCAACTGTTGCTCCGAAGGGTGGTGCCCGTCTGACTGTGAAGCCAGGCAAACCCAAAGGCGTTTGCAAACTTACGAGGAAAGACACCAAAG ggTGCTCGTCTCGGAGTGAAGAGTACTGGTCATGCCGACTCCCCAGCAACTATCCTCATTGGCCGCCGACAACGCCCCAAGACACCAGCCAAGACCAAGAAGGGACGTAA
- the LOC140162544 gene encoding uncharacterized protein, with amino-acid sequence MMKTPTPKKTRTPTKVATPKKTPAKAKTPKKTPAKAKTPAKSPKTPFTPDLKTPVGPGEMAVSPLSPRVPSPRKSTSPFKRTPGSKMVSPLSAKRNTPWKLGGKVVNAKSPGRKSMGLAGVSKLMQTPKSPKSPKLVGVRNLMKTPKPQKDPYDDFEGIPEIFITPKAAKPASPVKKGAQKRKRGATTPAPAAKRARMVSPTKTPKPKTPAKVKTPVKAATPAKSPAKAATPAKSPAKAKTPVKAKSPAKKAKSPAKKATPAKSPAKRTTRRGKATPAKVEEEIVDLTSPTPVKPRATRRGAAAKKSPAKKAPARGRGKKAAAVEETPVKSPSPVKKTARSRRGAAKPSPAKKSPAKTTTRRGRQAKPETPAKATTAKKPAAAVEPSPVASPTPRKTRGGRKATVKKATPVKKAKAAPKKAATPVKASAPSPAKEPTPRKTRGGRKAAPAKKAATPVKATTPAKGRGKRRAPSPAKAPAKRAAPEPAPSTPTPKKARTTRSKKVATPKAATPKPVKRTATPEPTPKKGRTTRGKKAATPKVATPKTS; translated from the coding sequence ATGATGAAGACACCAACTCCTAAGAAAACTAGGACTCCAACCAAGGTAGCGACTCCCAAAAAGACTCCAGCCAAGGCCAAGACTCCTAAGAAGACTCCAGCCAAGGCCAAGACACCAGCCAAGAGTCCAAAGACCCCATTTACACCGGATCTGAAGACACCGGTAGGTCCTGGAGAGATGGCCGTCTCACCTCTCTCCCCTCGTGTACCAAGCCCAAGGAAGAGTACATCACCTTTCAAGCGAACACCAGGATCTAAAATGGTCTCTCCACTGTCAGCTAAGCGCAACACCCCATGGAAATTGGGCGGCAAGGTCGTCAATGCCAAGTCTCCCGGAAGAAAGTCAATGGGTCTAGCCGGTGTATCTAAATTGATGCAGACACCAAAATCGCCCAAGTCTCCTAAACTGGTTGGTGTAAGAAACCTCATGAAAACACCAAAGCCACAGAAAGATCCTTATGACGACTTTGAAGGAATTCCAGAAATCTTTATCACCCCAAAGGCTGCAAAGCCAGCATCTCCTGTAAAGAAGGGCGCTCAGAAACGTAAACGTGGAGCGACAACGCCAGCACCAGCTGCGAAACGTGCTCGCATGGTTTCGCCTACCAAGACTCCAAAACCCAAGACGCCTGCCAAGGTTAAGACGCCAGTGAAAGCAGCTACTCCTGCCAAGTCTCCAGCAAAGGCAGCAACTCCTGCAAAGTCGCCAGCTAAAGCGAAGACACCAGTGAAGGCAAAATCTCCAGCCAAGAAAGCCAAGTCCCCTGCCAAGAAGGCTACCCCTGCCAAATCACCAGCAAAGAGAACTACAAGAAGAGGAAAGGCAACACCTGCAAAGGTAGAAGAGGAAATTGTGGACCTGACCTCACCGACTCCGGTAAAACCACGTGCAACTCGTCGTGGAGCTGCAGCTAAGAAGTCACCGGCCAAGAAGGCTCCAGCAAGAGGACGTGGAAAGAAAGCAGCAGCTGTTGAAGAGACACCAGTAAAGAGCCCCTCACCAGTGAAGAAGACTGCAAGATCCCGCCGTGGTGCTGCAAAACCAAGTCCAGCCAAGAAGTCTCCTGCAAAGACCACCACAAGACGTGGACGACAAGCCAAGCCAGAAACACCGGCAAAGGCAACGACAGCTAAGAAACCTGCAGCAGCCGTTGAGCCTTCACCTGTTGCGTCCCCAACTCCAAGGAAGACCAGAGGGGGTCGCAAAGCAACGGTCAAGAAAGCAACACCAGTGAAAAAGGCTAAGGCAGCACCCAAGAAGGCAGCAACCCCAGTCAAGGCTAGTGCTCCATCTCCTGCTAAGGAACCGACTCCAAGGAAAACACGAGGAGGTCGCAAGGCTGCCCCTGCAAAGAAGGCAGCGACTCCAGTAAAGGCCACCACACCAGCTAAAGGTCGCGGTAAGAGGAGAGCACCTTCACCAGCCAAAGCTCCAGCGAAGAGAGCAGCCCCTGAACCAGCACCTTCAACACCAACACCCAAGAAAGCAAGAACAACAAGGAGCAAGAAGGTTGCAACTCCAAAAGCTGCAACCCCCAAACCAGTGAAGAGAACAGCAACCCCTGAACCAACACCCAAGAAGGGAAGAACAACAAGGGGAAAGAAGGCTGCAACTCCAAAAGTAGCAACCCCCAAAACCAGCTAA